The Solibacillus sp. FSL W7-1436 genome window below encodes:
- a CDS encoding MbtH family protein produces the protein MSNPFEQDDREYYVLRNAEEQHSLWPAVIPAPAGWEVVYGPALKPLCQLYIEENWLDMRPKSLRSVLG, from the coding sequence ATGTCTAACCCTTTTGAACAAGATGATCGTGAGTACTATGTTTTGCGAAATGCGGAAGAACAGCACTCATTATGGCCTGCAGTCATCCCTGCCCCTGCCGGATGGGAGGTCGTATATGGCCCTGCATTAAAACCATTATGCCAACTCTATATAGAAGAAAATTGGCTGGATATGAGACCTAAAAGTCTGCGTAGTGTTTTAGGATGA